Proteins encoded by one window of Primulina huaijiensis isolate GDHJ02 chromosome 1, ASM1229523v2, whole genome shotgun sequence:
- the LOC140976868 gene encoding xyloglucan endotransglucosylase protein 6-like: protein MLKDFLGVFLAFALVGSVVGSSRFDDLFQPSWALDHFSYQGELLKLKLDNHSGAGFSSKRKYLYGKVTVQIKLVEGDSAGTVTAFYMSSDGAYHNEFDFEFLGNTSGEPYLVQTNVYVNGVGNREQRLQLWFDPSEDFHSYSISWTQRQVLFSVDETPVRVHSNLEHKGIPFPKDQPMGVYSSIWNADDWATQGGRVKTDWSHAPFIASYKGFEIDGCQCLDGASVTENIKKCSSGGDRQYWWDEPTMSELNLHQSHQLIWVRANHMVYDYCSDKARFPSTPVECEHHHH, encoded by the exons ATGTTGAAAGACTTCTTGGGTGTTTTTCTTGCGTTTGCGTTGGTGGGTTCTGTTGTTGGGTCGTCAAGATTTGATGATCTTTTTCAGCCAAGTTGGGCTCTGGATCATTTCAGCTATCAAGGGGAGCTTCTTAAACTGAAACTCGATAACCACTCTG GCGCTGGATTTTCATCAAAGAGAAAGTATTTGTACGGGAAAGTTACAGTTCAGATCAAGCTCGTGGAGGGAGACTCCGCTGGGACTGTTACTGCCTTctat ATGTCATCAGACGGAGCTTATCACAATGAATTCGATTTTGAGTTCTTAGGCAACACTAGTGGTGAACCTTACCTGGTTCAAACCAATGTTTATGTGAATGGAGTTGGCAACAGAGAACAGAGACTCCAACTTTGGTTTGATCCCTCGGAGGATTTTCACTCCTACTCTATTTCATGGACCCAGCGCCAAGTTTT ATTCTCAGTGGATGAAACTCCAGTGCGTGTACACTCTAACTTAGAGCACAAAGGCATACCATTTCCCAAAGACCAACCAATGGGGGTATACAGTTCAATATGGAATGCTGATGATTGGGCTACGCAAGGTGGGAGAGTCAAAACAGATTGGTCCCATGCACCCTTTATAGCCTCCTACAAAGGATTTGAAATCGATGGATGCCAATGTCTCGACGGTGCCTCGGTGACCGAGAACATAAAAAAGTGCAGCAGTGGTGGCGATAGACAGTATTGGTGGGACGAGCCGACCATGTCTGAGCTGAATCTACATCAATCCCACCAGCTCATATGGGTGAGAGCTAACCATATGGTCTACGACTATTGCTCGGACAAAGCTCGGTTCCCGTCTACCCCAGTGGAGTGTGAACACCACCACCATTAA